A single Oryzias melastigma strain HK-1 linkage group LG24, ASM292280v2, whole genome shotgun sequence DNA region contains:
- the rab15 gene encoding ras-related protein Rab-15, giving the protein MAKQYDVLFRLLLLGDSGVGKTCLLCRFTDNEFHPSHISTIGVDFKMKTLVIDGVKVRIQIWDTAGQERYQTITKQYYRRAQGIFLVYDITSERSFQHIMKWASDVDEYAPDKVQKILVGNKSDDVDKRQVATEQGVKLAQNYGMDFFETSAFTNHNITETFTRLAERVLAANKKDLDLLRMSLTDELNLAALEEEEGLCDGAAGDQHKQCWC; this is encoded by the exons ATGGCTAAGCAGTACGACGTGCTCTTCCGACTCCTGCTGCTCGGGGATTCTGGGGTCgggaaaacatgtttgttgtgTCGATTCACAGACAACGAATTTCACCCTTCTCACATCTCGACTATCG GAGTCGACTTTAAAATGAAGACGCTGGTAATAGACGGAGTCAAAGTGCGGATTCAGATAtg GGACACGGCAGGTCAGGAGCGGTACCAGACCATCACCAAGCAGTACTACCGACGAGCACAG GGCATCTTCCTGGTGTACGACATCACGAGCGAGCGATCCTTCCAGCACATCATGAAGTGGGCCAGCGATGTGGACGAG TACGCTCCTGATAAGGTCCAGAAGATCCTCGTGGGAAACAAGTCAGACGATGTGGACAAGAGGCAGGTAGCCACCGAGCAAGGAGTCAAG CTCGCCCAGAACTATGGAATGGACTTCTTTGAGACAAGTGCCTTCACCAACCATAACATCACCGAG ACGTTCACGCGGCTTGCCGAGCGAGTCCTGGCAGCCAATAAGAAAGACCTGGACCTTCTCCGGATGTCCCTCACCGACGAGCTCAACCTCGCCGccctggaggaagaggaggggctCTGCGACGGAGCGGCCGGCGACCAACACAAACAATGCTGGTgttga
- the fntb gene encoding protein farnesyltransferase subunit beta produces MDGVSAVLRSFSEQLAAETFIDDGVETVTSVDQKKVETSIKEVISVYKQIHSLPEPTLLRDQHYQYLKKGLRHLSDAYECLDASRPWLCFWILHSLELLEEPVPSAIASDVCQFLARCQSPTGGFAGGPGQYAHLAPTYAAVNALCIIGTEEAYSVIDREKLLDFLWSLKQPDGSFVMHVGGEVDVRSVYCAASVASLTNILTPKLFEDSTSWILRCQNWEGGLSGVPGLEAHGGYTFCGTAALVILGNEHMLDLKALLRWVVSRQMRFEGGFQGRCNKLVDGCYSFWQAGVLPLLHRALFKEGESELSRHQWMFEQKALQEYILLCCQNPTGGLLDKPGKSRDFYHTCYCLSGLSIAQHFGNMDHHREIVLGKEENRLAPTHPVYNICPEKVAGALEHFLKLPVPDDSRHAAGFSSSKEPAAAAAAAEPQS; encoded by the exons ATGGATGGTGTGTCGGCTGTTCTAAGGTCTTTCAGTGAACAACTGGCCGCAGAAACGTTCATCGATGACGGGGTGGAGACGGTCACTTCAGTGGATCAA AAAAAAGTGGAGACCAGCATTAAGGAAGTAATCAGTGTTTACAAACAAATTCACAGCTTACCTGA ACCAACATTGTTGCGGGATCAGCACTATCAATATCTCAAAAAGGGCTTACGTCACCTATCAGATGCCTacgag tGTCTGGATGCTAGCAGACCGTGGCTTTGCTTCTGGATCCTTCACAGTCTGGAGTTGCTGGAGGAACCGGTTCCTTCAGCGATCGCCTCAGA tgtttgtcaGTTCCTGGCTCGTTGTCAGAGCCCGACGGGCGGCTTTGCCGGCGGACCGGGGCAGTACGCTCACCTGGCGCCGACCTACGCCGCCGTCAACGCCCTCTGCATCATCGGCACAGAGGAGGCCTACAGTGTTATAGACAG AGAGAAGCTGCTGGACTTCCTGTGGTCGCTGAAGCAGCCGGATGGCTCGTTCGTGATGCACGTTGGAGGGGAAGTGGATGTCAG AAGTGTATACTGTGCAGCCTCCGTAGCCTCACTCACAAACATTCTGACTCCCAAGCTGTTTGAAGATTCAACCAGCTGGATCCTCAG GTGTCAGAACTGGGAAGGCGGTCTGAGTGGAGTTCCAGGTTTGGAGGCTCACGGCGGTTACACGTTCTGCGGCACCGCTGCACTCGTCATCCTGGGGAACGAACACATGCTGGATCTGAAAGCCTTACTG AGGTGGGTGGTCAGCAGACAAATGCGGTTCGAAGGAGGTTTTCAGGGCCGCTGCAATAAGCTGGTGGACGGCTGTTACTCTTTCTGGCAAGCTGGAGTTCTGCCTCTTCTCCACAGAGCCTTATTCAAAGAGg GGGAGTCTGAACTGAGTCGGCACCAGTGGATGTTTGAGCAGAAGGCCTTGCAGGAGTACATCCTCCTGTGCTGTCAGAACCCCACGGGGGGCCTGCTGGATAAACCCGGAAA GTCCAGAGACTTCTACCACACCTGTTACTGCCTGAGCGGCCTCTCCATAGCACAGCACTTTGGGAACATGGACCACCATCGGGAGATCGTCCTCGGCAAGGAGGAGAACAGATTG GCGCCGACTCATCCGGTCTACAACATTTGTCCGGAGAAGGTGGCCGGCGCCTTGGAGCACTTCCTCAAGCTGCCTGTTCCGGATGACAGCAGACACGCGGCGGGGTTCAGCAGCAGCAAGGagcccgccgccgccgccgccgccgctgagCCTCAGTCGTAG